A region from the Vicia villosa cultivar HV-30 ecotype Madison, WI linkage group LG3, Vvil1.0, whole genome shotgun sequence genome encodes:
- the LOC131657502 gene encoding protein MAIN-LIKE 1-like, giving the protein MINTVLTKKEVTDPEIHTSSKSFGDPVQVEEIIGEESSQRKMRTLGPDGRPHTRRRRDEAGSSNPPPQPVGYPGGPSDLSLLVRYQDHVARRLWYGEERGSKKELKVAGHGTKLQERVPQQLPPEIEAIVSRSGLASLQRTSLTKIDVNLVSAFVERWHVETSSFHMPFGEMTITLDDVACLLHLPINGTFWYPDEHVIEQVAVDLGCELLGVDRHAMAVHVRSCRGAYYSLQWLYDRFVEYRAAGSWTYATRAYLMMLVGSTIFADKTFTLVEARYLLLFRDLRGLGSYSWASAALATLYRHLGDASMFSCKQLGGYPTLLQCWIHEYFPTLGRKGENWRSDNQGLPRALRWFYRQGAIKVDAYRPILDQLTPTDVIWRPFEDHRPHIAFNELSLYRGFLVWGDIHVPYLPDRCLRQFGIRQYIPPAPPADTLSNDAIAVEWIGYHQSVGDVIRGTEAVGYPHETVDGYLEWYYRVSHPQVVPPPPSERREVPVPVFDAGPADPNWARASTLVRRYLRQVEAEEDDVAYADLFEVLRIADEH; this is encoded by the exons ATGATTAACACAGTTCTAACCAAAAAAGAAGTGACAGATCCAGAGATACATACGAGTTCTAAATCCTTTGGAGATCCGGTTCAAGTCGAAGAGATCATAGGAGAGGAATCGAGTCAGAG gaAAATGCGTACACTTGGACCAGACGGGAGACCACATACCCGCCGCCGCCGCGACGAAGCTGGTTCCTCTAACCCACCACCACAGCCAGTTGGATATCCTGGTGGACCATCAGATTTGTCTCTACTCGTTCGATATCAAGACCATGTTGCTCGCCGGTTATGGTACGGAGAG gaaagagGCTCTAAAAAGGAGCTTAAAGTTGCTGGGCACGGGACGAAGCTCCAGGAGAGAGTGCCTCAGCAACTCCCACCTGAGATTGAGGCTATCGTGTCTAGGTCAGGTCTGGCTTCTCTTCAGAGAACTAGCCTGACCAAGATAGACGTTAATCTCGTCTCAGCATTTGTGGAGAGGTGGCATGTTGAGACTtcgtcatttcacatgccatttggTGAAATGACGATTACTTTAGATGATGTTGCGTGCCTGCTCCATTTGCCTATCAATGGCACCTTCTGGTATCCTGATGAGCATGTCATAGAGCAGGTGGCTGTTGATCTTGGCTGTGAGTTATTGGGAGTGGATAGACATGCCATGGCTGTACATGTGCGTTCTTGCAGGGGAGCTTATTACTCACTGCAGTGGCTGTATGACAGATTCGTGGAGTACCGTGCTGCTGGTAGTTGGACTTACGCGACCAGGGCATATCTGATGATGTTGGTAGGTTCTACCATTTTTGCGGATAAGACATTTACCCTGGTTGAGGCCCGATATTTGCTATTGTTTAGAGATCTACGTGGGCTTGGTTCATACAGTTGGGCATCAGCGGCACTGGCCACTCTTTATCGCCACCTTGGGGATGCATCTATGTTTAGTTGCAAGCAGCTCGGTGGATATCCTACTCTTCTACag TGTTGGATACATGAGTACTTTCCTACTCTGGGAAGGAAAGGAGAAAATTGGCGGTCAGACAACCAAGGGCTTCCGAGGGCGTTGAGATGGTTCTACAGACAGGGGGCCATCAAGGTGGATGCATATAGACCGATATTGGATCAGCTGACACCTACAGACGTCATATGGCGTCCATTCGAGGATCATCGACCTCATATTGCTTTTAACGAGCTATCTTTATACAGAGGTTTCCTTGTTTGGGGTGACATACATGTGCCGTACTTACCCGATAGGTGTCTTCGCCAGTTTGGTATTCGCCAGTATATCCCGCCTGCACCTCCTGCTGATACGCTCAGCAACGATGCGATTGCTGTGGAGTGGATTGGTTATCACCAGAGCGTGGGAGATGTGATTAGAGGTACGGAGGCGGTGGGATACCCTCATGAGACGGTGGATGGATATTTAGAGTGGTATTACCGTGTGTCTCATCCTCAGGTTGTGCCGCCCCCACCTAGTGAGCGTAGAGAGGTTCCAGTTCCTGTCTTTGATGCAGGACCAGCTGATCCAAATTGGGCTCGTGCCTCCACACTGGTTCGCCGTTATCTCCGGCAGGTAGAGGCCGAGGAGGATGATGTCGCGTATGCTGACTTATTTGAGGTGTTGCGCATCGCCGATGAGCATTGA